Genomic DNA from Oncorhynchus gorbuscha isolate QuinsamMale2020 ecotype Even-year unplaced genomic scaffold, OgorEven_v1.0 Un_scaffold_1616, whole genome shotgun sequence:
cagttggtagagcatggcgcttgtaacgccagggtagtgggttaagtcgtagaatgtatgcacacatgactgtaagtcgctttggataaaagcgtctgctaaatggcatatatatatatatatatatatatatacatgagaATTGACAGTCTTGTGTGACTGAATCCCTTTTTTTTGACAGTGTGTAACTTCTCCGGGGCACACGGTGGCAGTAGTTTTGGTGGCGTACAGGGATTCAATTGGGTGCCGTTTCATTAACGTAGAATAAGTAACGTATCGACACGATTACGTCGGGTAAGTGACCTGGTCCGTCCTCCAGCATTCAATCAAAGAAACTCTGTGGACAAGTTATTTATCTGACAGTGAGTCATATCAGGGCAAGAGCAGTAACATCATGGTTTTCGAGGAGAAAAGGATCCCGAACGGGGAACCCGAAGACGTAAGACATTAATGAACCATTTTCCATTCAATATGTGGTTAAATAATGAACGGAACCGTGTGTTTAAGGCCTAGATGTGCTACTATAGCTAACAGGAGAGACAGTGTCTAGCCAGCCGGTacgtcagctagccagtcagctaacgttagctagcatagTTAGCCAGCATAGTTAGCCAATAATCTGCTCGGTTGTTTTCGAGCAACCAGTGGCAATAAATAGCATGCTAATTAGCTTGGCTAACAACAGCCTTGGCAAGTAGTGTTATATCGGTGTCATGTTTCGAGTgctttaaaatgtgtttttctttcaggaagaggaggaagaagaagatatGGTGGTATGTATCGATTTGGTGTGATGCAACGTAATCTGCCCACCTTGCATTGGTTCTAAAACCTAAAGAATATTTTGTCAACTAGCCAACTAGTCATACAACTGGGGGGAATAAATAGCCAGCCTCATATCTGTTTGTGCTATAGCCAAGTCTGATGTATGGTTGTTTGTTATGCCAGACATGTTGGttatagcacaaacagatctgggaccaggctatggaATAGATGACTTATGTTCTCAGTAGCCCTGGTCCTTTTATTCCAGGACCCCCTTGACACAGTGCGGGACAAGTGTGCACAGGCAGAGCACTGCATCCACACCCGGGCAAAACTGGAGGACTGCGAATCTAGGGTCGGCTCCAAGTCCGAGACCGCAGAGGACTGCACTGAAGAGCTTTTCGACTTTCTCCATGCCCGGGACCACTGTGTACGTGAGATCTACCCAGACACAGTCAGCAGCGGTTAACCATGGGGTACAAGGGGAAACATACAACCAGGCATGAGTGGATGTTAAGGCAACCAGCTGATTTAAAGCTAGCAGTTCTTGATAGAATGTTACAGCAGGTTGGCTCTCGCTTAGACTGCCAAAAAAATAACCTGAGACTAAGTCTGGTTGTCAGACTGCCAAGAGAGATGTCAGTGGGTCCAACTCCTTGTCTCCTCAGTCAACTCTATGCAAAGCAGATGTCTGCTACGTACCACAACTGATACACAAATACATTTGTGTGACTCAACATTTTAAACTTCTACAGCCAGATGACACCCATTTTCAGGAGTCAGTGATTTGTATTTACTCTATAGCATGCTTCTCCATTGTTAAGTTCTTCATGATTGGAGAGCTTAGAATTTGAGTACAATAGTTGGATGATGGTGCAGGACAGAAGGATGTGAAGACATGGGTAAAGAAAAGCACACCGACCCTCATATGGTTTTACGGTTATATGCTTTCAGTCACCAGACGAGGAATGAAGCGAGAATACATTTGATGGTATAACTAGCTACTTTAGGAGACAAGTGTCACTCACTTTGCATACATTTGACTAGACAGTTTGCAATAACTTTACCTCTCATTTCTGTCCCCCAGGTGGCACACAAAGTCTTCCATTCTGTCAAATAAAGTCCATCCAGCTCCCTGCACTACTGGCAGAAATTCCCTGTCAGATATAGAAACAAGTACCTGGTTTTAAACAAAACCTCTGTTGTAACCTCATACACACTCTGTTCATGTGAATAAATTGTAAATTAAAAGTGTTGAATCTTTTTTGTAACTGGTTGGATTTCATGAAGTAATATACTTTTGTTAGTTGTGACGCATCTAATCTCATCTACCAGCTGGCGGTAGCTATTGAGACTGGGATTGAGGTTATGCTGTATCGATGTGGCGAGTGCAGCATAAATTAACTTGGTCATTGGTCTCACAATAACTGGATAATTGCAAAGAATTACAATTGCTTTTATGTTCTGCTTAAATGCAATCTCACATAATGGAAACCTTGTATAGCATGCCTCCATGCAATCAACAACCCCTGGTAAGATCTTACTTTTTATAGTGTGCAATAAAAACTGTCACAAGTTCCCCATCTGAAGGCAATGAGGCAAATTGGAGCCTCGACTACTTGCTATTGTTTGGCGAAGATTATCTAGATTTAGCCTCTCCCTCTGCTATTGGATAGCCTCGAGCCCATCCCTGTGTTGTGATGAGATGACACAAGAAGGGTGCAGTTTCCCCACATGTACTGCAGTGTCGTGAGTTTGGAACGTGCGTTGTCCTAGCTGCATAGCTGCCGATTTGCAGTGGTCATAAACTACAGCACAAGCGGAGAATAGTTCTGAGAAAATTGTAATTGTGACTGCAGCTGAACGTTTCTTTAGGATTTCACAGCCGAGGCCTTGCAAAAAATCGTGTTGGCGAATGCTCTGACCTCACAGGTCCCTTAGTCCGTGTCGGGATGTATTTTGGAATATACTGTGATTTCAGCTGGTGGCTGTAATACGCTGTTAACATTGGATGCCAACCACCCTTAATGAATTAAAACCCCTACGAGTAGAGATAAGCCCCTGACTGCAGTTCGGGGCCGGGCTCACTGTGGGCGGAGACAAAAGCATTTAACCCGAACCCTTCGAGAAGCACCTGACTGCATCAAGTGTACATGGAAGTTGGAGGTGGAAGATAGCTGTCAGAGCGTTATGGACAGAATGGACAACTTTGAACAAGTAATTTTTGGGGCTGAGCCGAATTGGACAGTGATTCTGACAGCCACTGCATGCGGTACAGGTGCCCTGAAGCTTTTCCTGAATTGGTTCGGACACAAACAGTCCTGGAAGAAAATTCAGAGGGCGAAAGCCCGAAAAGAAAAGTCACTGCAACGAGCAGAGCTTGCTGTCCTTCAGTTCAACGAATCTGTAAGTTTGACTTTAGTTTAGTGTTAGTGTTTAAATACTGGAGAGTCGAGACCAAATCACGGGCGCTGGACAGAGTGGATTTCAGTTGTAACAAAAAGGCCGTTTATTGGTCAAAGATATCTTGTTCTACATCGTGCACGGATCTAGTTCATATAACCCAATAAGGAGTCAGGTGAAAAAGAGAACTTATACAAAGGTTTCATTCATTTTTATACATagtgtaatgacctgactagatcataaatgaacaattgtccagacagaggcttgagtttgcgaattgacggtttattaaaccaactttacacaggctactgtttgggccgtagcacacgccaaatagatgacagatcacccacaagccaatcgtgaccttctcttgtgaagcccagacgtaagagggagagaacaaaggctgaacctggtcttaacttccaatgctccacccccctgcccaacgccactccgccaaccaccaggatgcccggcatcagaacattccaggcattcccgtgattggcagatagcaggttgattgacatgtcggaccccgcgaacaccgcgAACACTGTTCTGGGCACCCGACCAGTAGAAGGGGCGAATATTGTTTATTCTAGGAGATGTTAGTGTCAGGGGTTCGTGAGGTAGAGGGGCAGTTTACTATGGCTGGGTGTATGTGTTCATGCGATGGAATGTCTTTGTTTCCTGGGGTCGGGCGACCACAAAGCTGAGGAGATGGTGTTAGGGGGTAGTTTTATTGCTGGCTGTGTGAGCTAGTTCCTGTTTTAGCAGGGGTACATACGATGACTTGAGTCAGGCGGATTAGTTTAGCGCTGTATAATATGAGCTATGTGTATGAATATTTATTTAACATTAGCAAACGCTAGCTAACAACCTCAACGAATGAACATTCAACCCTGCTGATAAGTCAGTCGGACACAGCTGGGACTCTAGCTTGCAGATAGCCACCCCAGTACTATAACAACATCTTCATGTTCAAACCAGTTGCCACTTAGTCATGTATGTATTGAAAGGAGGAGTAAGTATTTGAGGACCCTACCTGAGATGGCATGACATTTCATTTGGATTTTCAGAGAGCGTAGCTAGATAGATATCTGGTGGTGTGCCTAATGTTCATTCTCTTCCCTCTTTGACTCTCATGTCAGCACCCTGAAACGGacacttctctcatcctctcactgtcactggCGGAGCTGTCCAAACAACTGAAGGGTGGATCATTAACTCCAGAAGCTGTGTTCCACTCATACGTGGAAAAGGTAATGCACAACTCAATCAACACCCCCAGCAATCACATCTACTGTAGGTTACTCCAGCTTTTTGTAATGTGGACTGCATTATTTCTATAGGTGGTGTTTTGTTTTCACTGAAAGAATTGGTGACATATTGTACACCTGCAATGTTTTCTGCAAACCATTAACCACCTTTAACCTGTTTAtgttccatgggaagttaagccctggATTTGgagaattttgcttaaattcgtCAAAAGTTGGTTTATAACTGAacttttttttgtgggatacacttAAGGCAAGTCTAGGGATTGtagcatattttggttaaactatccccaattcaatggaattgcaaccctctgcagtACATTCATCACGTGTGgggtgcactcttccatcacatgtacagctgatatTCAAAATCTTGCACACTAATGCGATGCTAtagagcccacactactacactatctgAGCCAATAACTACATGCTTTCTgctaagttttgattacaatactgacTGGGGTGGATATACTTTgtgacattttttttgttgttaacTTGTAAATAGTAGCCAACAGCAAAgcgtgtttaaatcatttctaaatTGTTAACAATTTGtactagttagtttttgctaccatgttgcttttagcttgcttgagcctgctaacatAGGAGTGTTAATTCAGATGTTTTCATACATGTTTCAttgtaaaacatttatcttacaaaggagttgtttaatctaactgcttaactaaactcagaaaaaaaagaaacatcctcactgtcaactgcgtgaATTTTCAGCAAACGTATGTGTAAATATTaatatgaacataagattcaacaactaaaacataaactgaacaagtttatTGGTTCCACTTTTCTGGGCTCTGTTTATTTACTTAACAAATAAAGATCACTCAAAATGTGCACTTATAAATCATAACaattttaataaaaaaaacagcTGTATACAGAGTCAAACATCAGGTTGATGTCTCTCCTGAGTTCTTCCCCGAACAAAAGAAAGACAGGATCTTATATACTCAAGTGACCCATGTTAAACCTACACATGCAGCTAAAATAACAAGTTATTCTTATTAACACAAGGTTTTGAACCAGTCTCAAGTGGTATGCAAATCTGCCCTTGTTTCAGAGAAAAACAGACAGTCTCTGTGTCTTGCTATCACCCTCAGTCCCTTTTCTCACCTTTTCTCACAGATGCGGGGCTGCGGGTTTTGGCAGAGAGCTAGACACAGACAGAGGCCTCAATATTCAGCTATACAGTGAGCCTAAGAACAATGGCATGTAAGCAAATTAATAACATAATCACTGGTGGGAAACTTTAGAATTTTATTCCTTCAAGTTCCATAgagatgtgactaacagaaatggaataatgtgtccctgaacaaagggggtcaaaatcaaaagtaacagccagtatctggtgtggccactagCTGCAGTGCATCGCCTCCTcaaggactgcaccagatttgccagttcttgct
This window encodes:
- the LOC124023371 gene encoding cytochrome b-c1 complex subunit 6, mitochondrial-like, which codes for MVFEEKRIPNGEPEDEEEEEEDMVDPLDTVRDKCAQAEHCIHTRAKLEDCESRVGSKSETAEDCTEELFDFLHARDHCVAHKVFHSVK